In the Plectropomus leopardus isolate mb chromosome 5, YSFRI_Pleo_2.0, whole genome shotgun sequence genome, one interval contains:
- the serpinh1b gene encoding serpin H1b isoform X2: MWMTNVVALCLLALVASAEDKKLSSHATMLADNSANLAFSLYHNMAKEKGTENILISPVVVASSLGMVALGAKASTASQVKTVLSADKLKDEHLHSGLSELLSEVSDAKTRNTTWKINNRLYGPSSVSFADEFVKTSKKHYNYDHSKINFRDKRSAVNSINEWAAKSTDGKLPEITKDVQNPDGAMIVNAMFFKPHWNEKFHDKMVDTRGFLVTRSFTVGVPMMHRTGLYDFYEDKENRIFVLSMPLGQKQASMIFIMPYHLEPLDRLEKLLTRKQVETWISKLETKAVAISLPKIALEVSHNLQKHLAELGLTEAMDKAKADLSNISGKKDLYLSNVFHASALELDVGGNPFDANIYGSEKLRNPQLFYVDHPFIFLVKDNKTNSILYIGRVVRPKGDKMRDEL; encoded by the exons ATGTGGATGACAAACGTCGTAGCTCTTTGTCTACTGGCCCTCGTGGCCTCTGCAGAGGACAAGAAATTGAGCAGCCATGCCACCATGCTGGCTGATAACAGCGCCAATCTGGCCTTCAG CCTCTACCACAACATGGCAAAGGAGAAAGGCACAGAGAACATCCTGATCTCTCCTGTGGTGGTGGCCTCGTCTCTGGGCATGGTGGCTCTTGGTGCAAAGGCCTCCACTGCCTCCCAGGTCAAAACTGTCCTCAGTGCGGACAAACTGAAGGATGAGCATCTGCACTCAGGCCTGTCCGAGCTTCTCTCTGAG GTGAGCGATGCCAAGACACGCAACACCACCTGGAAGATCAACAACCGCCTCTACGGCCCCAGCTCAGTCTCCTTTGCTGACGAGTTTGTGAAGACAAGCAAGAAGCACTACAACTACGACCattcaaaaataaacttcagaGACAAGAGGAGCGCGGTGAACTCCATCAACGAGTGGGCAGCCAAGTCTACAGATGGCAAGTTGCCTGAGATCACCAAGGATGTGCAGAACCCAGATGGCGCCATGATTGTCAATGCTATGTTCTTCAAGC ctCACTGGAATGAGAAATTTCATGATAAAATGGTGGATACACGTGGTTTCCTAGTTACCCGCTCATTCACGGTTGGAGTTCCCATGATGCATCGTACAG GTCTGTACGACTTCTATGAGGACAAAGAGAACCGTATCTTTGTGCTGAGCATGCCTCTGGGCCAGAAGCAGGCCTCTATGATCTTTATCATGCCCTACCACCTGGAGCCCCTGGACCGCCTGGAGAAACTCCTGACCAGGAAGCAGGtggaaacctggatcagcaagCTGGAGACCAAGGCTGTAGCCATTTCCCTCCCCAAAATTGCATTGGAAGTCAGCCACAACCTGCAG AAACATCTGGCTGAGTTGGGCCTGACTGAGGCCATGGACAAAGCCAAGGCTGACTTGTCCAATATCTCTGGAAAGAAAGACCTTTACTTGTCAAATGTCTTCCATGCATCAGCCTTGGAGCTGGATGTTGGAGGAAACCCATTCGACGCCAACATCTATGGCTCTGAGAAGCTGAGGAACCCCCAACTTTTCTATGTAGACCACCCCTTCATTTTCCTAGTGAAGGACAACAAGACCAACTCCATCCTGTACATCGGCAGAGTGGTTAGACCTAAAGGAGACAAGATGCGTGATGAGCtataa
- the serpinh1b gene encoding serpin H1b isoform X1: MSYCLLYRDYHIQLLLHTTLVFQNENGRHQNISRLLQLLLETNRMWMTNVVALCLLALVASAEDKKLSSHATMLADNSANLAFSLYHNMAKEKGTENILISPVVVASSLGMVALGAKASTASQVKTVLSADKLKDEHLHSGLSELLSEVSDAKTRNTTWKINNRLYGPSSVSFADEFVKTSKKHYNYDHSKINFRDKRSAVNSINEWAAKSTDGKLPEITKDVQNPDGAMIVNAMFFKPHWNEKFHDKMVDTRGFLVTRSFTVGVPMMHRTGLYDFYEDKENRIFVLSMPLGQKQASMIFIMPYHLEPLDRLEKLLTRKQVETWISKLETKAVAISLPKIALEVSHNLQKHLAELGLTEAMDKAKADLSNISGKKDLYLSNVFHASALELDVGGNPFDANIYGSEKLRNPQLFYVDHPFIFLVKDNKTNSILYIGRVVRPKGDKMRDEL; the protein is encoded by the exons ATGTCCTACTGCCTGCTCTATAGAGATTACCACATACAGCTATTACTACATACAACTCTTGTCTTTCAGAATGAAAATGGCAGACATCAAAACATCTCAAG gctgctgcagctgcttttgGAGACAAACAGGATGTGGATGACAAACGTCGTAGCTCTTTGTCTACTGGCCCTCGTGGCCTCTGCAGAGGACAAGAAATTGAGCAGCCATGCCACCATGCTGGCTGATAACAGCGCCAATCTGGCCTTCAG CCTCTACCACAACATGGCAAAGGAGAAAGGCACAGAGAACATCCTGATCTCTCCTGTGGTGGTGGCCTCGTCTCTGGGCATGGTGGCTCTTGGTGCAAAGGCCTCCACTGCCTCCCAGGTCAAAACTGTCCTCAGTGCGGACAAACTGAAGGATGAGCATCTGCACTCAGGCCTGTCCGAGCTTCTCTCTGAG GTGAGCGATGCCAAGACACGCAACACCACCTGGAAGATCAACAACCGCCTCTACGGCCCCAGCTCAGTCTCCTTTGCTGACGAGTTTGTGAAGACAAGCAAGAAGCACTACAACTACGACCattcaaaaataaacttcagaGACAAGAGGAGCGCGGTGAACTCCATCAACGAGTGGGCAGCCAAGTCTACAGATGGCAAGTTGCCTGAGATCACCAAGGATGTGCAGAACCCAGATGGCGCCATGATTGTCAATGCTATGTTCTTCAAGC ctCACTGGAATGAGAAATTTCATGATAAAATGGTGGATACACGTGGTTTCCTAGTTACCCGCTCATTCACGGTTGGAGTTCCCATGATGCATCGTACAG GTCTGTACGACTTCTATGAGGACAAAGAGAACCGTATCTTTGTGCTGAGCATGCCTCTGGGCCAGAAGCAGGCCTCTATGATCTTTATCATGCCCTACCACCTGGAGCCCCTGGACCGCCTGGAGAAACTCCTGACCAGGAAGCAGGtggaaacctggatcagcaagCTGGAGACCAAGGCTGTAGCCATTTCCCTCCCCAAAATTGCATTGGAAGTCAGCCACAACCTGCAG AAACATCTGGCTGAGTTGGGCCTGACTGAGGCCATGGACAAAGCCAAGGCTGACTTGTCCAATATCTCTGGAAAGAAAGACCTTTACTTGTCAAATGTCTTCCATGCATCAGCCTTGGAGCTGGATGTTGGAGGAAACCCATTCGACGCCAACATCTATGGCTCTGAGAAGCTGAGGAACCCCCAACTTTTCTATGTAGACCACCCCTTCATTTTCCTAGTGAAGGACAACAAGACCAACTCCATCCTGTACATCGGCAGAGTGGTTAGACCTAAAGGAGACAAGATGCGTGATGAGCtataa